The following proteins are encoded in a genomic region of Candida albicans SC5314 chromosome 4, complete sequence:
- the NHP6A gene encoding high-mobility group nucleosome-binding protein (Putative non-histone chromatin component; RNA abundance regulated by tyrosol,cell density; Hap43-induced; amphotericin B, caspofungin repressed; 5'-UTR intron; rat catheter and Spider biofilm repressed): protein MAPGERKKSSRKKKDPDAPKRSLSAYMFFANENRDIVRAENPGISFGQVGKLLGEKWKALNSEDKLPYENKAEADKKRYEKEKAEYAKKNSA, encoded by the coding sequence ATGGCTCCAGgtgaaagaaagaagtcctctagaaagaagaaggatCCAGATGCTCCAAAAAGATCCTTATCTGCTTATATGTTTTTCGCTAATGAAAACAGAGATATTGTTAGAGCTGAAAACCCAGGTATCTCTTTTGGTCAAGTTGGTAAATTATTAGGTGAAAAATGGAAGGCTTTAAACAGTGAAGATAAATTACCTTACGAAAACAAGGCTGAAGCTGATAAAAAGAGatatgaaaaagaaaaggcTGAATACGCTAAAAAGAATTCCGCCTAA